From the genome of Carettochelys insculpta isolate YL-2023 chromosome 12, ASM3395843v1, whole genome shotgun sequence, one region includes:
- the CTXN2 gene encoding cortexin-2, producing MMSSNYCSNISASMSVNEVSAFSLTLEQKTGFAFVGILCVFLGLLIIRCFKILLDPYSSMPSSTWEDEVEGLDKGTFEYALA from the coding sequence ATGATGAGCAGTAACTACTGCAGCAACATTTCAGCCAGCATGAGCGTCAACGAAGTGTCTGCCTTCTCACTGACATTAGAACAAAAAACTGGCTTTGCCTTTGTAGGGATTCTGTGTGTTTTCTTGGGACTACTTATTATCAGATGCTTTAAAATCTTACTGGACCCCTATAGTAGCATGCCTTCTTCCACTTGGGAAGATGAAGTCGAGGGGCTGGATAAAGGAACGTTTGAATATGCTCTTGCATGA